From Asterias rubens chromosome 6, eAstRub1.3, whole genome shotgun sequence, one genomic window encodes:
- the LOC117291842 gene encoding snaclec 1-like has translation MSQLSLNQELTSVITVILVKKYSFIKMNFSVSMLVFVGLAATVSAGCSGGPSCPDDYASWEGSCYKLYVEALTWQAAENRCLEDGAHLTSIHSASEDAFINDLSQSISDPDVSKHTWIGMNDLGSEGVYEWTDGSAADYFNWHSGEPNNHKTGENCLEINFFDVDGTWNDHFCDQTHRFICKIAPSFPQFRQQ, from the exons ATGTCACAACTTTCTCTAAATCAAGAATTAACATCCGTTATCACAGTGATACTTGTAAAGAAGTATTCGTTTATCAAGATGAACTTCTCGGTGTCGATGTTGGTGTTTGTAGGTCTTGCAGCGACCGTGTCAGCAGGGTGCTCTGGCGGCCCGTCGTGCCCCGATGACTATGCCTCATGGGAAGGTTCATGCTACAAACTTTACGTTGAAGCTCTGACTTGGCAAGCAGCCGAAAACCGATGTCT TGAGGATGGTGCCCACTTGACCTCCATCCATTCTGCCTCCGAAGATGCCTTCATAAACGACCTATCCCAAAGCATATCAGACCCAGACGTCAGCAAGCATACCTGGATTGGCATGAACGACCTGGGTAGCGAAGGCGTCTACGAATGGACGGATGGTTCAGCCGCAGATTACTTCAACTGGCACTCTGGAGAACCCAACAACCACAAGACCGGTGAGAACTGCTTGGAAATCAACTTCTTCGACGTTGACGGCACTTGGAATGATCACTTCTGTGACCAGACACATCGTTTCATCTGCAAAATAGCTCCAAGCTTCCCCCAGTTCAGACAGCAATAG
- the LOC117291830 gene encoding synaptotagmin-12-like isoform X2 produces MEPVNQSTELPAAEEPDGGQFVQYENIFAKAEQAVSAAALESHGNFQQADDHHDISDSASRDVSQDELLMRKLVRCYSSESLSSVTSESSVQENFMNVAGQIEVELDYSTEHSRFTLTLVQATDLKATWENATPTDTYIKMHLMPEHDVKGQTKVYRKSLNPVYNERITLKIAKEDLAEHSLKFTVYSYDRHARHEAIGETVLKLGDVDLLPGPFSTWLNLSDINEKPADLGDILFSLSYLPTAERLTVVIVKARGLKWTDNKTTADPFVKVYLLQGGKKVSKKKSSVKRGDNCPIFNEAMMFAVPSTILDKVTVRISVSENAPSGKTPSVGHVLVGSTCKGAAVTHWNQMMTVLRRPISMWHPLRK; encoded by the exons ATGGAACCG GTTAATCAGTCAACCGAACTTCCCGCTGCTGAAGAGCCCGATGGTGGTCAGTTTGTTCAATATGAAAACATATTTGCCAAAGCAGAGCAGGCGGTCTCTGCGGCTGCGCTGGAATCGCACGGCAACTTCCAGCAGGCAGACGACCACCATGACATCTCCGACTCAGCATCACGTGACGTCTCCCAGGATGAACTGCTCATGCGTAAACTAGTTCGTTGCTATTCAAGCGAGTCGCTCAGCTCCGTGACGTCGGAATCTTCGGTTCAAGAAAATTTCATGAACgt GGCTGGTCAAATTGAAGTGGAGTTGGATTACTCAACAGAGCATAGCCGCTTCACATTGACGCTCGTGCAGGCAACAGACCTCAAAGCCACATGGGAGAACGCCACGCCCACTGACACTTACATCAAGATGCATCTGATGCCTGAGcatgatgtcaaaggtcaaaccaaG GTGTACCGTAAGAGTCTAAACCCCGTGTACAATGAGCGAATCACCCTCAAGATTGCCAAGGAAGATCTGGCCGAGCATTCGCTTAAATTCACGGTGTACTCTTACGACCGTCACGCCAGGCACGAGGCAATAGGTGAGACTGTATTGAAGTTGGGTGATGTGGATCTACTCCCGGGACCATTCAGTACTTGGCTGAATCTTAGCGATATCAATGAG aaaccggCCGATTTAGGTGATATCTTGTTCTCACTGAGTTACCTACCAACAGCAGAGCGACTAACGGTGGTTATTGTCAAAGCACGTGGTCTTAAATGGACGGACAATAAAACAACCGCAG aCCCATTTGTGAAAGTCTATCTATTACAAGGGGGTAAAAAGGTTAGCAAAAAGAAGTCCTCCGTTAAAAGAGGTGACAATTGCCCTATCTTCAACGAAGCCATGATGTTTGCGGTACCATCTACCATCTTAGAC AAAGTTACTGTTCGTATATCAGTCTCTGAAAATGCACCTTCTGGCAAGACCCCCAGCGTAGGTCACGTGTTGGTTGGCTCGACCTGCAAGGGCGCCGCCGTAACACACTGGAATCAAATGATGACCGTCCTGCGCCGTCCGATATCCATGTGGCATCCATTGCgcaaatga
- the LOC117291830 gene encoding synaptotagmin-12-like isoform X1: protein MTVIGVALVISGLTALGVGLVAVWAKFCSESCDATKLLAYIRRTNEEKTSLMKTDYGAAYQVNQSTELPAAEEPDGGQFVQYENIFAKAEQAVSAAALESHGNFQQADDHHDISDSASRDVSQDELLMRKLVRCYSSESLSSVTSESSVQENFMNVAGQIEVELDYSTEHSRFTLTLVQATDLKATWENATPTDTYIKMHLMPEHDVKGQTKVYRKSLNPVYNERITLKIAKEDLAEHSLKFTVYSYDRHARHEAIGETVLKLGDVDLLPGPFSTWLNLSDINEKPADLGDILFSLSYLPTAERLTVVIVKARGLKWTDNKTTADPFVKVYLLQGGKKVSKKKSSVKRGDNCPIFNEAMMFAVPSTILDKVTVRISVSENAPSGKTPSVGHVLVGSTCKGAAVTHWNQMMTVLRRPISMWHPLRK, encoded by the exons ATGACAGTTATTGGTGTGGCCCTGGTCATATCTGGCCTGACCGCATTGGGCGTTGGTCTGGTCGCAGTCTGGGCTAAGTTCTGCAGTGAGTCATGCGATGCAACCAAGCTACTGGCCTACATAAGGAGAACCAACGAAGAAAAGACAAGTCTAATGAAGACAGACTACGGTGCCGCGTACCAG GTTAATCAGTCAACCGAACTTCCCGCTGCTGAAGAGCCCGATGGTGGTCAGTTTGTTCAATATGAAAACATATTTGCCAAAGCAGAGCAGGCGGTCTCTGCGGCTGCGCTGGAATCGCACGGCAACTTCCAGCAGGCAGACGACCACCATGACATCTCCGACTCAGCATCACGTGACGTCTCCCAGGATGAACTGCTCATGCGTAAACTAGTTCGTTGCTATTCAAGCGAGTCGCTCAGCTCCGTGACGTCGGAATCTTCGGTTCAAGAAAATTTCATGAACgt GGCTGGTCAAATTGAAGTGGAGTTGGATTACTCAACAGAGCATAGCCGCTTCACATTGACGCTCGTGCAGGCAACAGACCTCAAAGCCACATGGGAGAACGCCACGCCCACTGACACTTACATCAAGATGCATCTGATGCCTGAGcatgatgtcaaaggtcaaaccaaG GTGTACCGTAAGAGTCTAAACCCCGTGTACAATGAGCGAATCACCCTCAAGATTGCCAAGGAAGATCTGGCCGAGCATTCGCTTAAATTCACGGTGTACTCTTACGACCGTCACGCCAGGCACGAGGCAATAGGTGAGACTGTATTGAAGTTGGGTGATGTGGATCTACTCCCGGGACCATTCAGTACTTGGCTGAATCTTAGCGATATCAATGAG aaaccggCCGATTTAGGTGATATCTTGTTCTCACTGAGTTACCTACCAACAGCAGAGCGACTAACGGTGGTTATTGTCAAAGCACGTGGTCTTAAATGGACGGACAATAAAACAACCGCAG aCCCATTTGTGAAAGTCTATCTATTACAAGGGGGTAAAAAGGTTAGCAAAAAGAAGTCCTCCGTTAAAAGAGGTGACAATTGCCCTATCTTCAACGAAGCCATGATGTTTGCGGTACCATCTACCATCTTAGAC AAAGTTACTGTTCGTATATCAGTCTCTGAAAATGCACCTTCTGGCAAGACCCCCAGCGTAGGTCACGTGTTGGTTGGCTCGACCTGCAAGGGCGCCGCCGTAACACACTGGAATCAAATGATGACCGTCCTGCGCCGTCCGATATCCATGTGGCATCCATTGCgcaaatga